The DNA segment TTCCAAATGAAATTGCCCCACCCCTGAAAATTCCTGTTAGCCCTGTGTAGGAAAATGCTGTACttgtatttttttcttctctCCAGCAGTATAAACACTGCTTTGAGGGTGGGGTAATTTAGATTTGGGAGGGAGGGCTCTGGGGGAAAAGGGCAAAACACACCCTTCTCCAGTAGTGCTGTTTTGATCACAGTTCTTCTCTGTAACATATAGTTTATTGCTAAGGGGATAAGAAATAGTCAAAGAGTCTACATGCAGTTTTCTGGTCAAAATTAATCTTTTGTGTTTCCAGCCCTTGTTTGATacagaggaatttgttttcaaaACGTTTAACCAATCTCATCCCAAAGCTTGTATATAGCCAAAGCTGGATTAAAACTGCTGAAATGAAAGGACACCCATTGGGGCTCCTGGGGACTGTGCCACCAAAACCCAGTGCAAAGTAGTTGACCAACGATGATGTGGTAAAATCTCATTTTGGTTGCCAAATGCACTGGTGTGCAGTTTGATTAttctcagtctctctctttctgtagAAACCCCGCAATTGAACCCTGTGATTGAGCCTCTCTCCTGGATGCTGGGCACCTGGCTGTCAGACCCACCAGGAGATGGTACCTTCCCTACAATGAAGCCTTTTCAATACCTCGAAGAAGTACACATCTCTCATGTGGGGCAGCCCATGCTGAATTTTTCGTGAGTTTCCTTATTTTGGAGCTCTTTTGAGATGggtaaagaggaaggccaaacaagaaatggattgattccataaaggaaaccacagacctgaacttataagatctgaacaggatggtttataacagatgctattggaggtcgctgattcatagggttgccataagttgtagtcgacttgaaggcacataacaacaaacaacaacatgcCTTAAAATAATGTGTTGTTTTTCTGATGAGATTCTTTCTGAATAATCTCTTTATGTTAAATTGCTTTACTGCCTTTCTATGTCATTATTAACAAGGTACGAActgaaaatcaattttaaaatatatcaaaaataaaatcagtacaatAGAATATAACAAATTTCAGGGGAAAAACTTTTCCTTAAGTAGATACtttctttttcaggaatggttAAGCAGCCATAAAACCATTGTGACATAGACCTTGACATTTTGAGTGCTTCTAGACTTCTCACTATTTTGTAGTAGGATCGAattgcataccagcaaattcgGGTTGCATTAGTTGCAACAGCAAATTGAGTTGATTAATGTTCTTGCGCAATAATCCTGCTTCCcaagaaagcagactttttgcAACAGGGaagtgcactggaaagtgtagggCGATACTTACTTCACTCAGTGTCCTCTAAACTCCCtggaaacaaatcagagtgaatgctcaataaatagcaggCATCATCTaaccaccccacaaacaaatcaggatgaatacttaataaacaggtcatctggaagcaaccttagTTATCTCCATTAGCAATGTAGTTACtcctcagatttttttaaaaaaatggaaatggactgccttcaagtcgatcctgacttatggtgaccctatgaatagggttttcatgataagcggtattcagagggggttaccattgccttcctctgaggctgagaggcagtgactggctcaaggtcacccagtgagcttgatggctgtgtggggatttgaaccctggtctcccagattgtagtccaacaccttaaccactacaccacactggctctttcagattttaaaaacataactGAAAAGACAGAACTAAGTGTGCAGGCAAGATATATCCCCAGGTCCCTACTAGTAATTTTCATGCAAATGTGGGTTCCCAGGCACTTCAAGAAAGAGAATAGGTAAAGAAATCTTTTTAAAGCCCTTTGTATAGTCTTGCTTTGCCCCTGCTTCCTGTTCCCTCCCAGTGCTCCCAGCCTCTGTATGCCAGAAAAGGTATCAGCAAGACAGATGGTGGAAGAGGCAGAAGTAGCTATATAACTATCTGTGGGTTCACCAAAGATTTCTAGGGATCATGGACTTTGTAAATAGCTCAAAATAATTACCAGCGTGCAAAGAGGCTCTTATTAAGCTAGTAAAAATATGGCCTTCTACTAAGCAGACTGAATATATAGCAAACTGCCCCTCCTCCACCAGCCTGCTCACTCACCTGCATGGAGTTCCTTGTCACCCATGGCTACCAAGCGAGCTGTGAATACCTATCTGTCatataccattaggtgggggaaAGCAGCAATGGCTGTAGGATGAGTTTGAGAACAGAAAATTGAAGGTCCTAAGGGGCTGTATGTGTGTTGGGGGAGAACATGGATCATGGGTGATCCTGTGATACAGGAATTTTGGTCACCTTCTTTTAGTTTCCTTACATGGTTTATGGGGTCTTTCCTGGTAGCCTGGGAAAGGAATGTTTTTTCAGAGCCAAGTGAGAGTGGGTGTGATCAGATGCATGATTTGTTTCTCTCCAGGCATTACAAAGAATTCTTGAAATATCAGTTTCCCAGTTCTCTTGACTTGGAAAAAATGCATTTATGTACAAACACATATGGAAACTTGGAAATGCAAGACTGTTAACATGTTTTTGTTtgggaaaaaacattttttcttacAATTTTGTGCAATATgttgtattgtgtttttaaagttgtagaAGAGTTGAATCCCTAGTGATCCCATATGCATGCAATTATTTTCTCAACGCTGTTTTTACTCATAATTGTGTGCTACAAAAACTAAATTGTGGACAGTTCAGTGTGCTTTAGAACTTAATAAAGTCTGCCACATGCCTTTTTTAATTGCATAACTGTTTCTGCTGAGTTGCCCAGCTAAAATAGGGATTTTCACTAATTGGGAAGATTTTGACTCCCATAAGCTAGCTTTGAAGGAAGAGTTGGACCCTGAAATATTATTTGCCAACTGATTCTGTAAATGGCAGAATTGCCTAGCTCCTTAGGAACTATCTGGGCTCAGAATGAGCAACCATTTTTACTCCTTGTAACTTAGAAGAAATGCAATGTAGGAAATTCTTCAGAAACATTATACATGTGGGAGAGGCGATAGGGAGGTTATGGAAGAAAGTGCCCCTTTCTTCCCAAATGACATCTGGACCAGGTGTATAAAATCACATTTTACCAGCATGcttctgcagtttttttaaaagaactattCAAGAGTGATATCTGTAAGGAAAATTGTATAACtggagaatttgtgtccaggaAGAAAAGCCGTCATACTACTCCTATAGGGACAGGGACAGCTCAGTATTCCTCATTGGGAGCAGCAAGATTTGCCAAGTGGTATGGGGGAAAAAATACTCTGGCAAGTATCTAATGGGACAGGCAAAAATGAGGCTTCAGGTTTACTGTTTGTAGTGGACAAGTGGGAATACTACATGTGTTCCTGTCATATGATTCTGGAAAAGCTGAATGAGAAGAATGTGTTTATAGAGGAATAGTAATGTTACTGTTTTTATATCTTAATAGATTCAACGCCTTCCATCCAGACACCAGGAAGCCAATGCACCGAGAATGTGGATTTATCCGCATCAAACCCGACACTAACAAAGTGGCCTTCATCAGTGCCCAGAACACAGGTACTAGCCTACTTACATTAGTGATTTTTATTGCTCTGTTTTAAATCTGACTTCCCTGAAATTACTTGGGTAATTTTCTGCTTACATAACAACGGTGTTCTTGTTGTTTTGTATTCCAGCTTTACAAACTGCATTGGAATTAATAATTTCTGTTCTTGATACAGGTTTGGTAGAGGTGGAGGAAGGAGAGGTTAATGGGCAGGAACTTTCTATAGCTTCCCACTCTGtagcaaggatctcatttgccaagaagccccacgtagagcaagTGAGTACACTTAAGCGTGATCCAGCTGGTTGGTATGACAAATCCTTTCTCAGCATTCTGTTGCTTACCTGAAGAGTTATATGAGTGAATCCCTCATTCTTTTAACAAATGACTATTAATGGTTCTCTGAAATAATGCAATGCAATGTACCAGTGGCCTCATTTAGGAAAGGAGGGTAGGTATCCTTTTACCCCCTGTCAAGACCTCATATGGTTATTCCTCAGAAATCCCTATATTTCTGGCCAGCTCACTAGTTCTACTATTATTATAAGCTATTAAATAGCTCTGTAGGCCAGGCATAAATGCAAAAGGCACCATTCTTTGTTTCAGAAGCAGAATGACTGACCGACTGACTGTATGCTGATAATAGTGTCATAGTATAAGTATAAAAACGAATATACTCATaacaaaggtgtgtgtgtgtatagcaaCTTAATATTTAATATAGCCAAGGGTAGGCCTGTGAAAGCACACAAGGAAGTACACAGGCTGCAGCACCAGAAGATATCTGATAGAGGAGGGAGAAAGAACATTTGATGGGGAAACAGCAGGTGGGGTTAAAATCCTGTCAAGGGGAGAAGTTGAATTTACTGGAGCAAAGCTTTTGGGTGTTCTGGCAACAACCATTATTTTAGATGGCAAAGGAGGGAAGAGCAGAAAGACTAGAACCTAAATTTCCaaacaactttagctacgctgcCCAGGAAATGGCAGATGGCAAACTCATGAATGAAGCCTTTGAAGTCTCCCAGGAGTAAGCCCATGACTTGCCCCACGCATTGCACTGAGAGAGCAATTAGTGAGAGCAGAATTTGCAAGTCCAGTTGAATAGCACAGTCCACAAGAGGTCCCAGATGTGGCCAAAGATTATAATCTCATAAGGAAAGGGCGCAGAGGGAGAGATGCCTACAATTATATAGCTAATCAGAGAGAGTGGTGCAAAGACCAATAGCCTCATTTGGGTAAGTGTCTGATCCATTCATGCCCCAGGAAGCCTTTCACTTTGCCATCGCATCCAGCTCTACCTCGTTTTTCCAGTATCTGCTGATTTTGATCCAGTATCAAGCAGACTTTGTTGCCAATCTGTGGGGGGCAGATTGACAGCAATACTGCCTGGGTGATAATTACACCAATCTGAAGTGGATGGGAGCCAATACATATACCACTGGTAGGATGGCTTGGTAGGGTATTTTAATAAGCCTTCCCCCACTGCCCACAACCTGTGTGTCCCCCATCATGGTGCATGTCAAAGCTGGGGTTTCTTACCTTGTGACCCTCATTTTCCCCATCACAAGGCGCTACAATTAGTGTAGCTGGAATTTCAGAAGCAGGAATAAGGTTTCAGGTTTTTCTGCCAGAAGTTAACAATCCTTCAACAATCAGGAATTTTCCTTCATCTTAAATAGAATAATAAGCTTCTCTGTGGCTTGCCTGATGCCACACAGAAGAGATGGGTTTGCCCTCAAGCATCCTTTGGATATTTTAATATGGGTCTCTCAAATGGGTTTTATTGTGGATACCTGCCCTGGGAAGGCCCCTGatttgtacttttttaaaaaaagtcttgttCCTGAGCTGTTTACTGTGGTGAGCCTTAATTGTGACTTGGATGAAAGGAGGTGCATTTATCTTGCAGCCACTTTCTCTGCTCTGTGTTAGATGGTAGTGCAAAGaaacactgtattaatgtaatgaATGCTGGCCTGCATATTGCTCCTGCAGTACTGCTGCCGCCCCCTTGTCATGAAAACCAGAGATGCTATTGAAGTGATAGTTCCACCGCTACTCTACCTGGTTTAAAACCAGTCCGGAAATTAAATTAGATATTCTACTTTAGTGCCTATTTATTTAGTTAATCATTGATATCCCATGTATTTCAGACCTCTCAGGTCTTTCCTGAGAGAGGTAGGAAACGCGGTGGACTTTTAACACTTGTCTAACTCTCTAACAGTACATTGTTCTGCCTCCTGTACTAATCGAGAAGCTGAAATGTGCTACCACCTTTCCCCATTTCTTTGAAACTGAACATTGAGAAACTACTGAAAACACATCCAGCAGGAATAATAGGACCAATATGAAATTAATCTCTGCTTGATCTCCTGCCTTGTCTTTGTTCTGAGCAGTTTCATCTTCAGAGGTTTCCTAAGCAATGCTATTAAAGTAAAGCTATCCAAGTGTTGATCTGGTTAGATCATAGCAATGCATTTTGCAACATAACATGGGTCTTCAGTAAAAAGGTGTTATAGCTGTCCCTATGCTTGGATCATTTTCATCCTTAGTTTGGGCAAGTATTCAGAAACTAATAAATCTAGGCTTCTTGAAATCTTTTTACCTTTAACAGAATTTAATATATCACGTTAAAATATAGTCTAAAACAAAGGTgagaaacatttttcagcctgagggtcacatttCCTCTTGAGGAACCTTTCAGGAGCCACTAGCTAGTGGTGGGTTGAACAATGGATGGGATGCTtaattttgtacagtaggctacattccagccatgcagtcAGGTTTTTGCAGACACACATGTGCACGCACGcactctatcctccatcaagACAAACAAGAGACATGATCACAGCTCAAGGACATGTTTCAACCAGGTGAAAAGACTTGAGAAGGGTACTAAGTAGGGCTAGAGAGTTGAGAAGAATCCCAAAAACTGGATAGAGAGCCTGGAGTTGCACATTCAGCCCCAGtcctgaggtttcccactccttGTGTAGAACATACCAAAATCCATAGATAGCATAGCAATGGATACACCCGTCTGTGTATTTTTGCCTCCTTTTCCACCTACATGATCTTTTTTTAGCATTCCCTGTAGTGAGAGCCTACATTTTGAATTGCTTAAAAAGCAAATTGAGCACTCCAGAATTTTCCTGATGATTCTCCTTAATCAGCCTTTGTTTTCTTTACATTTGAAGCAGCATTCTCCAGAACCTGTTCTAGCTCCTGCCAGGTTACAGGAAGTAATAAATCAAACATCAGCACACATCTTGAGCACTAAGGACTTTTTTCTCTGCTTCTTCTCCTTAcagcaaagcttgttctctgCTTCTTCTTCTCACTATACTGATCTTTCTTAGCTTTCAGGAAACAGAGACAAGGAGTCTGGTGCCCAAGGTATCCATTGTCTGAAAGCCCCTGCTTCTGAATAAGCACCCTCCAACTAGAGAATAAGTCTAATGCCATTATTAGACAGAATGATTAATTTGTCAGCTTCTCGGTCTACAAAATTCAGAACACAATAACCCATCTGTAAGTTACACAAATACACAAAAGGTACATGTAGAGCAAAAGTACCTCATATTCCAAATGATATAAGCACCAGCACAGAACACTACCATATTTAGTTAAGGCAGTGTTTTTTGAACTAGTGACCACCTTCTGAACTTTGCCTTCTAAAGCCCCcagaattaaattaaattaaaataccaGACAGCTGGAGACTTAAAGAAGCTGGCTGGCCAATACTTACTTTGCTGCACACATCAGCAAGTAGTCTTGCCCTCGCCACCCAGCCTTCCAACCACGTAGTGAACCAACTGGAAGGGGTGGAAGAATGGAGGCTGCCAACAAGGGGCCCTAAAATCCGACAGTACTTTTTGAGTGAGGTGtgcattttccccctcccccaataagaATTCCAATGTGAATCAGTGAAGATCATCTTCTGGGGAGCTTCAATTCCTTTATCACTTGACTAGTGGTAGGAGGAAGACTTCTGCATTCGTCAAAGTAACCACAAAGCAAGAAGGTAGTTTCTACAGAATGTAAAGTGGCTCTGTTCATCCTCATGTTTCATACTACTGTGAGATCAGtgccattttttattattattttttgtgttAAGCACTTAGTAGGAGAGATAAAATGAGAACAGCTGCAGAGGACCTGAAAAATATCAAGGGCAGATATATCACAGAGGAATGAAAGGTCTTATTTTGTGGAAGGACAGCTTTCAAGAGGTGATTACCAATAACAGTGAACTCAAGTGGTGAGTGCCACCAGCAGAAGTGAAGCCAAaatggggccactgagaaacaaaaggGAGATATCAAcaggcttgggggaaccccaagatttgcagaagtgcaaaaaatAATTAAACCAAGTGTGTTTAGCCATGGAATTGAACATCAGTTGAAAATGAAAAAGGAGGAAATGAAGGATGGATGCTTGAGTGGCCTGCTGGAACAGGCTGACTGGCTAGAATCCTGAACAAGAGGAGTTCTATTAGGAAATTAGAATCcattgcaatattttgttgcagatcctaaTTTTCCCCTCTAATAGTGAACTTGGCCATTGAGTGCATATAAGTTTGGAAGCTAAATGGAGCCACCCAAAAGTAATGGAGTGGTTTCTACATAACGGGATGTCCCAGGTATGCAGAACTGTGTAAGAGGTAAATTATAAAAAGAGAGGATTTTTAAAGTAAAGAAACCCAAGCAGCCAAACAAATACCTGTGAGGTCCCAGGACTTGCAGAAGGTGAATGGCAATTGAATCTAAAAGGGTCTGAAGCAGAATTGGGGTACCTAGTGCCATCTActtgttactggactacaacttgcaGCTCCCTGAACTTTGgctctgctggctgggactgatgggagttggagtcccatctGAAAGGCCtttaacccagaaaatcttaataactataggccggtggcaaatgttccattcctgggcaaggtccttgaatgagtggttgcaagccagctccagacactcttggatgagaccaattatctggatccatttcagttgggtttcaggcctggttttggcacggaaatagCCTTGgtgtgatgacctctgtcgggagagagttggggagtgtgactctcctttatctctcagtggctttcgatacaatcgaccatggtgtccttctgggaagactggctgagttgggagtgggagggactgtatggcgatggttccgctcctacttggtgggttggctccagaaggtggtgcttggggaacatggctcggcaccctggactctccagtatggggttccgcaggggtcagttctgtcccccatgctgttcaacatctacatgaaaccgttgggtgtggtcatccggagctttggagtgcgttgccatcagtatgctgatgacacgcagctctatttctccttttcatcttcttcaggtgaggctgtcaatgtgctgaacctggctgcgacaatggactgtatgagggctaataaactgaggctcaatccagacaagactgagatgctgctagtgggtggttcttctgaccagatggtggatgtccaacctgtcctggatggggttgcacttcccctgaaggagcaggtacatagcttggggttctcctagaaccatctctgtcacttgaggctcaggtagcctcggtggcacggagtgccttctaccaacttcggttgttggcccagctacgcccctatctggacagggataacctggcttcagttgtccatgctctggtaacctccaagttagattactgcaatgcgttctatgtggggctgcctttgaagacggttcagaagctgcagcttgtgcaaaatgcagcagccagattggtaacagggaccagacagttcaaacatagaaaactgattctggcccacttgcattggctgcctgtatgtttccaagcttgatgcaaggtactggttttaacctatagacggcttaggaccacaatacctgatggaacgcctctcccaacacaaacccaccggtacactacgctcaacttcCAAGGCCCTTGTATCCAAACTCAGCCCCATGATTTGTttatctccaaacaaaccacgagCAGTAACCAGTCA comes from the Rhineura floridana isolate rRhiFlo1 chromosome 7, rRhiFlo1.hap2, whole genome shotgun sequence genome and includes:
- the THAP4 gene encoding peroxynitrite isomerase THAP4 isoform X3, translated to MASTETETPQLNPVIEPLSWMLGTWLSDPPGDGTFPTMKPFQYLEEVHISHVGQPMLNFSFNAFHPDTRKPMHRECGFIRIKPDTNKVAFISAQNTGLVEVEEGEVNGQELSIASHSVARISFAKKPHVEQITRKFRLNSDGKLEQTVSMATTTQPMTQHLHITYKKVTP